Proteins encoded by one window of Vigna radiata var. radiata cultivar VC1973A chromosome 5, Vradiata_ver6, whole genome shotgun sequence:
- the LOC106761407 gene encoding uncharacterized protein LOC106761407: protein MAADWGPVVISVVLFVLLSPGLLFQLPAKGKVVAFGSMQTSGLSILVHTIIFFGLITIFLLAIGIHIYSG, encoded by the coding sequence ATGGCAGCAGATTGGGGTCCAGTGGTGATATCAGTGGTGCTGTTTGTGCTGTTAAGTCCAGGGCTACTGTTTCAGCTTCCAGCCAAAGGCAAAGTGGTGGCTTTTGGGAGCATGCAAACTAGTGGTCTATCTATCTTAGTCCACACCATCATCTTCTTTGGACTCATCACCATCTTTCTACTTGCCATTGGCATCCACATTTACTCTGGATAA